In Elaeis guineensis isolate ETL-2024a chromosome 1, EG11, whole genome shotgun sequence, a genomic segment contains:
- the LOC105039495 gene encoding DNA topoisomerase 1 beta isoform X1 produces MAVPGSIKQVPYDDGDDDDDGPTIFKRPNSASRQSQLNSGSKKPASQKRINSLGKLASDEGTPNYGNSNFQKNKMTCTVKAPSEKSKSIIAGSNSRTSFPDQSKHFAEQKLTSNNNETTHLDNFGADAENSDDSDDDKPLSHRLNAVSMAVQKNNSVHMEKVANHSSEHKLATSCKGKMNLDKPCGKIEDSDDSDDDKTLSSKFSSSVVAEKNSFSQAKRALESPRPTSLSSQKLKEIAKEDSDDSEDDKPLLSRFQTKSTGGASTKLSDSVGKPLASKFKPNGSIKKETSNELSPKGANKRPLGDTNKFIYSSIKKAKVSDSSRPIKIKQEVVKKETNTDDYDHIPIAQRIKKSGSSDNKSSTNKVMKKITSSSFKKDGKKMKKAMKDSKFSKSLKVPPGSGGGQKWTTLEHNGVIFPPAYQPHGVKMLYNGQPVDLTPEQEEVATMFAVMKDTDYATKPKFIENFWNDWKQILGKSHVIKKFDLCDFTPIYEWHLREKEKKKQMSAEEKKALKEEKLKQEEKYMWAIVDGVKEKVGNFRVEPPGLFRGRGEHPKMGKLKKRIRPSDITINIGKGAPIPECPIPGERWKEVKHENTVTWLAFWNDPINPKEFKYVFLAASSTLKGQSDKEKYEKARLLKDYIHNIRANYTRDFTSKDATKRQIAVATYLIDKLALRAGNEKDDDEADTVGCCTLKVENVVLIPPNKLQFDFLGKDSIRYFNTVEVELPVYKAIGEFRTARKSDGDDLFDLLDTSKLNAHLKELMPGLTAKVFRTYNASITLDDILNKETKEGTLPEKIAVYQHANKEVAIICNHQRSVSKSHDAQMSRLNEKIMDLKTQREELKVDLSRARKGKPPLKDREGKTKRNLSSEALEKKIAQIDSKIEKMELDKKIKEDLKTVALGTSKINYLDPRITVAWCKRHEVPIEKIFNKSLLAKFTWAMDVDPSFRF; encoded by the exons ATGGCTGTTCCTGGTTCCATCAAACAAGTTCCTTATGATGatggtgatgatgatgatgatgggccTACAATTTTTAAAAGGCCAAACTCTGCTTCCAGGCAAAGTCAGTTAAATTCTGGTTCTAAGAAACCAGCATCTCAAAAGCGCATTAACTCTTTGGGAAAGCTTGCATCTGATGAAGGTACTCCTAATTATGGGAATTCCAATTTTCAAAAGAATAAGATGACTTGTACTGTGAAGGCACCAAGCGAGAAATCTAAGTCTATAATTGCGGGCTCTAATTCTAGGACATCATTTCCTGATCAGTCAAAACATTTTGCAGAACAGAAACTGACAAGTAATAATAATGAAACAACACATTTAGATAATTTCGGTGCTGATGCTGAAAACTCAGATGATTCAGATGATGACAAACCATTAAGTCACAGACTTAATGCAGTTTCTATGGCGGTTCAGAAGAACAATTCTGTGCATATGGAGAAAGTGGCTAATCATTCTTCAGAACATAAATTGGCAACCAGCTGTAAGGGGAAGATGAATCTGGATAAGCCATGTGGTAAAATTGAGGattctgatgattctgatgatGATAAGACATTAAGCTCCAAATTTTCTTCATCAGTGGTAGCTGAGAAAAACAGCTTCTCGCAGGCCAAGCGAGCGCTCGAGTCCCCCAGGCCTACCTCACTATCATCACAAAAGCTCAAAGAAATTGCTAAGGAAGATTCTGATGATTCGGAAGATGATAAGCCATTGCTCTCTAGGTTTCAAACCAAATCCACTGGAGGTGCATCTACAAAACTTTCTGACTCTGTTGGGAAGCCTTTGGCTTCTAAATTTAAGCCTAATGGTTCCATCAAGAAGGAAACAAGTAATGAATTGAGTCCAAAAGGTGCAAACAAGCGTCCTCTTGGTGATaccaataaatttatatattcttCAATTAAAAAGGCAAAGGTCTCAGATTCCTCTCGCCCTATAAAAATTAAGCAAGAAGTTGTAAAGAAAGAAACAAATACAGATGATTATGACCATATACCAATTGCACAAAGAATAAAAAAATCAGGATCCTCAGACAACAAATCATCCACCAATAAAGTGATGAAGAAGATCACTTCTTCATCATTCAAGAAGGATGGCAAGAAAATGAAGAAAGCAATGAAGGATTCGAAATTCTCAAAGTCCCTGAAGGTGCCACCTGGATCTGGTGGGGGTCAGAAATGGACTACCTTGGAGCACAACGGTGTTATTTTCCCTCCAGCTTACCAGCCTCATGGAGTCAAAATGCTCTACAATGGGCAGCCAGTTGATTTGACTCCTGAACAAGAGGAG GTTGCAACGATGTTTGCAGTAATGAAGGACACAGATTATGCAACCAAGCCAAAATTCATTGAGAACTTTTGGAATGACTGGAAACAAATACTGGGTAAAAGTCATGTCATTAAAAAATTTGATCTCTGTGATTTTACTCCAATCTATGAATGGCATctcagggagaaggagaagaaaaaacagATGAGTGCTGAG GAGAAGAAGGCCTTAAAGGAAGAAAAATTGAAGCAAGAGGAGAAATACATGTGGGCTATTGTTGATGGTGTAAAAGAGAAG GTGGGGAATTTCAGAGTTGAACCGCCAGGATTGTTCCGAGGCCGTGGAGAGCATCCGAAG ATGGGAAAGCTGAAAAAACGCATTCGGCCAAGTGATATTACAATTAATATCGGTAAAGGTGCACCGATTCCGGAATGTCCAATACCTGGTGAAAG GTGGAAAGAAGTAAAACATGAGAATACTGTTACATGGCTAGCATTTTGGAATGATCCAATAAATCCGAAAGAGTTTAAATATGTATTTTTGGCAGCAAGCAGCACATTGAAGGGACAAagtgacaaagaaaaatatgagaaagcCAGACTGTTAAAG GATTACATTCATAATATTCGTGCAAATTATACAAGGGATTTTACTAGTAAAGATGCTACAAAGCGGCAAATAGCAGTGGCCACTTACCTTATTGATAAGTTAGCGCTTAGGGCAGGCAATGAAAAG GATGATGATGAGGCTGATACTGTTGGTTGCTGCACTTTGAAAGTGGAGAATGTTGttttgatccctccaaataaatTGCAG TTCGACTTCCTTGGTAAAGATTCTATCAGATATTTCAATACTGTTGAGGTTGAGCTACCTGTCTATAAAGCAATTGGAGAATTCCGGACTG CAAGAAAAAGTGATGGAGATGATCTCTTTGACTTGCTGGATACAAGTAAGCTTAATGCTCATCTGAAGGAACTCATGCCTGGTCTTACTGCGAAAGTTTTTCGTACATACAATGCTTCCATTACTTTGGATGACATT TTGAACAAGGAAACCAAGGAGGGTACTCTTCCAGAAAAAATTGCTGTTTATCAGCATGCAAACAAAGAG GTAGCAATCATATGTAATCATCAACGCAGTGTCTCCAAGTCTCATGATGCCCAGATGTCAAGATTGAATGAAAAGATAATGGACTTAAAG ACCCAAAGGGAGGAGCTGAAGGTGGATTTGAGTAGGGCAAGAAAAGGGAAGCCCCCACTAAAAGATAGAGAAGGGAAGACCAAGAGGAACTTGTCCTCCGAAGC GCTAGAGAAGAAGATTGCTCAGATTGATTCAAAGATAGAGAAAATGGAATTggacaaaaagataaaagaagatttGAAGACAGTAGCTTTGGGTACATCAAAGATCAACTACCTTGATCCTAGGATTACGGTTGCATGGTGTAAGCGCCATGAAGTTCCGATTGAGAAG ATATTTAACAAGTCACTACTTGCGAAATTTACTTGGGCAATGGACGTCGACCCCAGCTTCAGATTCTAA
- the LOC105039496 gene encoding protein FLUORESCENT IN BLUE LIGHT, chloroplastic isoform X1, translating to MAGLLRCFPSPPRIKPAVVLRLFGGVLTSEKMVLIAFRKEKLAAFSICIQAHEEYQIPSSCMFTHSTGDVFPVAKSEEVYDGDGKMHDLCHAIMKYIFKHQKVASVNFLKAFALTNSLMFILPSKVLAETCEADNSFFNMPLLFAIAMIGATVGGLLARQRRGELKRLNDQLRQINAALRRQAKIESYAPNLSYAPVGSRMAESEVIVDPRKEQLITNLRTGKNHLRNQDPEKAFAEFKAALELAQGLGDYVEEKKAARGLGASLQRQGKYREAIKYHSLVLDISKRVGEDSGITEAYGAIADCYTELGELERAGKFYDEYIARLEND from the exons ATGGCGGGGCTTCTCCGTTGCTTCCCTTCGCCGCCGCGTATAAAGCCTGCCGTGGTTCTCCGGCTGTTCGGTGGAGTCCTTACCTCCG AAAAAATGGTGCTTATCGCATTTAGAAAGGAAAAGCTGGCGGCATTTTCAATTTGCATTCAGGCACATGAGGAATACCAAATCCCATCAAGCTGCATGTTCACACACTCTACTGGGGATGTTTTTCCAGTGGCTAAATCAGAGGAAGTTTATGATGGTGATGGGAAAATGCATGATCTTTGCCATGCCATAATGAAATACATATTCAAGCATCAG AAAGTGGCGTCAGTCAACTTCCTGAAAGCATTTGCTCTGACAAATTCATTGATGTTCATTCTGCCTTCTAAAGTTTTGGCAGAAACATGCGAGGCGGATAATTCATTTTTCAACATGCCTCTGCTGTTTGCAATAGCCATGATAGGGGCTACTGTTGGGG GACTTCTTGCGCGGcaaagaagaggtgaactcaagcGATTGAATGATCAGCTTCGCCAGATTAATGCAGCACTAAGAAGACAAGCAAAGATAGAATCCTATGCTCCTAACTTGAGCTATGCACCAGTTGGTAGTAGGATGGCAGAATCAGAAGTCATTGTTGATCCTAGGAAGGAGCAGTTAATCACAAATCTGAGAACTGGGAAAAACCATCTGAGAAATCAAGATCCAGAAAAGGCGTTTGCAGAGTTTAAGGCTGCTCTTGAACTTGCACAAGGTTTGGGAGATTATGTTGAGGAGAAGAAGGCAGCTCGAGGGTTAG GGGCATCTCTACAGAGACAGGGGAAGTACAGGGAAGCCATAAAGTACCATTCCTTGGTTTTGGACATATCCAAGAGAGTAGGAGAGGATTCTGGCATCACGGAAGCTTACGGAGCAATAGCAGATTGCTACACGGAGCTTGGAGAACTTGAGCGAGCAGGAAAGTTCTATGACGAGTACATTGCAAGATTAGAAAATGACTAA
- the LOC105039495 gene encoding DNA topoisomerase 1 beta isoform X2 yields the protein MSRLNEKIMDLKTQREELKVDLSRARKGKPPLKDREGKTKRNLSSEALEKKIAQIDSKIEKMELDKKIKEDLKTVALGTSKINYLDPRITVAWCKRHEVPIEKIFNKSLLAKFTWAMDVDPSFRF from the exons ATGTCAAGATTGAATGAAAAGATAATGGACTTAAAG ACCCAAAGGGAGGAGCTGAAGGTGGATTTGAGTAGGGCAAGAAAAGGGAAGCCCCCACTAAAAGATAGAGAAGGGAAGACCAAGAGGAACTTGTCCTCCGAAGC GCTAGAGAAGAAGATTGCTCAGATTGATTCAAAGATAGAGAAAATGGAATTggacaaaaagataaaagaagatttGAAGACAGTAGCTTTGGGTACATCAAAGATCAACTACCTTGATCCTAGGATTACGGTTGCATGGTGTAAGCGCCATGAAGTTCCGATTGAGAAG ATATTTAACAAGTCACTACTTGCGAAATTTACTTGGGCAATGGACGTCGACCCCAGCTTCAGATTCTAA
- the LOC105039496 gene encoding protein FLUORESCENT IN BLUE LIGHT, chloroplastic isoform X2, translated as MMKVASVNFLKAFALTNSLMFILPSKVLAETCEADNSFFNMPLLFAIAMIGATVGGLLARQRRGELKRLNDQLRQINAALRRQAKIESYAPNLSYAPVGSRMAESEVIVDPRKEQLITNLRTGKNHLRNQDPEKAFAEFKAALELAQGLGDYVEEKKAARGLGASLQRQGKYREAIKYHSLVLDISKRVGEDSGITEAYGAIADCYTELGELERAGKFYDEYIARLEND; from the exons ATGATG AAAGTGGCGTCAGTCAACTTCCTGAAAGCATTTGCTCTGACAAATTCATTGATGTTCATTCTGCCTTCTAAAGTTTTGGCAGAAACATGCGAGGCGGATAATTCATTTTTCAACATGCCTCTGCTGTTTGCAATAGCCATGATAGGGGCTACTGTTGGGG GACTTCTTGCGCGGcaaagaagaggtgaactcaagcGATTGAATGATCAGCTTCGCCAGATTAATGCAGCACTAAGAAGACAAGCAAAGATAGAATCCTATGCTCCTAACTTGAGCTATGCACCAGTTGGTAGTAGGATGGCAGAATCAGAAGTCATTGTTGATCCTAGGAAGGAGCAGTTAATCACAAATCTGAGAACTGGGAAAAACCATCTGAGAAATCAAGATCCAGAAAAGGCGTTTGCAGAGTTTAAGGCTGCTCTTGAACTTGCACAAGGTTTGGGAGATTATGTTGAGGAGAAGAAGGCAGCTCGAGGGTTAG GGGCATCTCTACAGAGACAGGGGAAGTACAGGGAAGCCATAAAGTACCATTCCTTGGTTTTGGACATATCCAAGAGAGTAGGAGAGGATTCTGGCATCACGGAAGCTTACGGAGCAATAGCAGATTGCTACACGGAGCTTGGAGAACTTGAGCGAGCAGGAAAGTTCTATGACGAGTACATTGCAAGATTAGAAAATGACTAA